A stretch of Coregonus clupeaformis isolate EN_2021a chromosome 37, ASM2061545v1, whole genome shotgun sequence DNA encodes these proteins:
- the fam98a gene encoding LOW QUALITY PROTEIN: protein FAM98A (The sequence of the model RefSeq protein was modified relative to this genomic sequence to represent the inferred CDS: deleted 1 base in 1 codon), producing METDIIDSLEDLGYQGPLLEDGALEAAVSGGAAAPEFTKVCAWIVSELKLYCQLEENVHATNCPSEAEGFQLEMSGLLSELACPYNVLTTGDVTQRLLNKTNCLLLITFLISELEASRMILVNKPQKAAQEAGGSVVFMELKGICVSLGMSKPPANITMFQFFSGIEKKLKEALAKVPSTHVGGPLMKKALGPVHFEKIEAINQALVNEYEVRRKMLLKRLDVTVQSFGWSDKAKKHAEKLANVYPPLRSTLATKSKVSVAHLFAAREDLSKIMRTSSGRIRERTACAINKVLMGRVPDRGGRPTEIEAPPPEMPSWQKRQDGPQGGGHYGGGGRGGVRGGYDQHSQGGRGGYERGGGGYERGGRGGGGGGRGGKVQGGWSDGGGGGGGGGGGGGWWLPGSLPGRGGHQGGGGRGGHGGGKFQGGFQGPGYPAAGHQGGGGGGGGGGGYQHDNQNQEGGRHQDRGGRGGRGGRGRGDGRGRGQGGGWRGGQNLNQGGQFEQFFQQGGQQYNQAGFSQGSKNYTS from the exons GTACCAAGGCCCACTGTTGGAGGATGGAGCACTGGAGGCTGCGGTGAGCGGGGGAGCAGCAGCACCAGAGTTCACCAAGGTGTGTGCCTGGATCGTCTCAGAGCTCAAGCTCTACTGTCAGCTGGAGGAGAACGTCCATGCCACCAACT GTCCCAGTGAGGCAGAGGGGTTCCAGCTGGAGATGAGTGGTCTTCTGTCTGAGCTGGCCTGTCCTTACAATGTCCTCACCACAGGAGATGTCACCCAGAGGCTCCTCAACAAGACAAACTGCCTACTGCTCATCA cctttcTGATCTCGGAGCTGGAGGCCTCCAGGATGATCCTGGTCAACAAGCCTCAGAAGGCAGCCCAGGAGGCCGGGGGCAGTGTTGTCTTTATGGAGCTGAAGGGAATCTGTGTGTCCCTGGGCATGTCCAAACCCCCAGCCAACATCACCATGTTCCAGTTCTTCAGTGGGATCGAGAAGAAG CTGAAAGAAGCTCTAGCCAAAGTGCCATCAACTCATGTTGGGGGTCCTCTGATGAAGAAGGCACTTGGACCAGTTCACTTT GAAAAAATCGAAGCCATCAATCAAGCACTTGTGAACGAGTATGAAGTCCGAAGGAAAATGTTGTTGAAACGTCTTGACGTGACAGTTCAGTCCTTTGGTTGGTCTGACAAAGCTAAG AAACATGCTGAAAAGCTGGCCAATGTATACCCGCCTCTGCGTTCAACCCTCGCCACAAAGAGCAAAGTCTCGGTGGCTCACCTCTTTGCTGCACGAGAGGACCTCTCCAAGATTATGCGCACAAGTAGCGGCAGGATAAGGGAGAGGACTGCTTGTGCCATTAACAAG GTTCTGATGGGACGCGTGCCAGACAGAGGTGGGCGACCCACTGAGATTGAGGCGCCCCCACCAGAGATGCCTTCCTGGCAGAAGAGGCAAGACGGTCCTCAGGGAGGTGGACACTACGGCGGGGGTGGACGAGGAGGCGTCAGGGGGGGCTACGACCAGCACTCTCAGGGGGGCCGAGGGGGTTACGAGCGAGGAGGAGGGGGTTATGAAAGGGgcgggaggggtggaggagggggcggCAGAGGGGGCAAGGTGCAGGGAGGCTGGTcggacggaggaggaggaggaggtggtggtggtggtggtggggggtggtggtTACCAGGGTCATTACCAGGAAGG GGTGGCCAccaagggggtggggggagaggaggtcACGGGGGTGGAAAATTTCAAGGGGGCTTTCAGGGCCCTGGTTACCCTGCAGCAGGGCAtcaagggggaggaggagggggcggagGAGGAGGTGGTTACCAACACGACAACCAAAATCAAGAAGGCGGTCGCCACCAGGACAGGGGTGGCCGAGGGGGTCGCGGGGGTAGAGGAAGAGGTGATGGTAGGGGAAGAGGTCAGGGAGGAGGTTGGCGAGGGGGTCAGAATTTGAACCAAGGAGGACAGTTTGAACAGTTCTTCCAGCAGGGTGGCCAGCAGTACAATCAAGCAGGCTTTAGCCAGGGGAGCAAAAACTACACTAGTTGA